The following proteins are encoded in a genomic region of Candidatus Dependentiae bacterium:
- a CDS encoding type II toxin-antitoxin system VapC family toxin: MNRYLLDTHILLWWLANDKKLVKKTRDLIANPSNNIIVSTVSIWEIVIKKSLNKLIAPDNLKEVIISNDFSILSITADHALYLEKLPMIHNDPFDRLLIAQSLVEKVTLITADEIIPKYDIKCL, translated from the coding sequence ATGAATCGTTATTTATTAGATACGCATATTTTATTATGGTGGCTTGCTAATGATAAAAAACTTGTTAAAAAAACTAGAGATCTCATTGCCAATCCTAGTAATAACATAATTGTAAGCACGGTAAGTATCTGGGAGATCGTCATCAAAAAGTCTCTTAATAAACTCATTGCTCCGGATAACTTAAAAGAAGTTATCATCTCAAATGATTTTAGCATTCTCTCGATAACTGCTGATCACGCACTTTATTTAGAGAAGCTACCAATGATACATAACGATCCCTTTGATCGTCTTTTAATTGCCCAAAGTCTTGTAGAAAAAGTAACACTTATTACTGCTGATGAAATTATTCCAAAATATGATATTAAGTGTTTATAG
- a CDS encoding type II toxin-antitoxin system Phd/YefM family antitoxin, producing MKKANLHEAKTNLSKLVELAARGEEVIICKAGQPVARLVAIHTKKKKRKPGDWVGQVKIKKDFDTLPEEFMEYFK from the coding sequence GTGAAAAAAGCTAACTTACATGAAGCCAAGACAAATCTTTCCAAGCTCGTCGAGCTTGCGGCAAGAGGCGAAGAGGTCATAATTTGTAAAGCCGGTCAACCAGTTGCAAGATTAGTTGCTATCCACACTAAAAAAAAGAAACGTAAGCCTGGAGATTGGGTTGGTCAAGTAAAAATAAAAAAAGATTTTGATACATTACCAGAAGAGTTTATGGAGTATTTTAAATGA
- the dnaA gene encoding chromosomal replication initiator protein DnaA gives MLAGIWDEFLTIAREEAGSRIVETWFKAVSLSKWDAIQKIIYLKAPNPFVKDWIRNNYTNLMQLHLGRLLNIDSLKVVFIDGLEVAREPVTVTYQSQPASGTFLAATTVPAVQKRSSTALKVQGSKNASHINSSYVFSNFIVGPSNSLAYAAAHAVTENPGRLYNPLFIYGGSGLGKTHLLHAIGNEIKVSNKNAAVLYQTADRFVNEFISAIRFDKMYKFQAKYKDIDVLLIDDVQFISNKEQTQEAFFHIFNALYDAKKQIVFSSDTFPQNIQGLAERLRSRLACGLVTDMYMPSLETKVAILKKKAEQSDGTVSDEIAHFIASRVISNIRELEGALVRVMAFASLTKQPVTLELANRVLNKSLPEDYKKPMLDFNGIVKRLNAYYPYSLADLQAKGRNKELAFVRQIAMFFMKKLTDKSLRDIGIYLGGRDHSTVMHAIDKVEKLVASDEAFAQKLQRIEQDIIK, from the coding sequence GTGTTAGCAGGTATTTGGGATGAATTTTTAACGATCGCGCGGGAAGAAGCGGGCAGCAGGATTGTGGAGACCTGGTTCAAAGCTGTTTCTTTAAGCAAGTGGGACGCTATTCAAAAAATTATTTATTTGAAGGCGCCTAATCCGTTTGTTAAGGATTGGATTCGTAATAACTATACAAACTTAATGCAATTGCATTTGGGTCGCTTGCTCAATATTGATTCTCTTAAAGTAGTCTTTATTGATGGATTAGAAGTAGCAAGAGAGCCCGTGACAGTGACGTATCAGTCCCAGCCAGCGAGCGGAACATTTTTGGCAGCGACTACGGTGCCAGCAGTACAAAAGAGAAGCTCTACTGCTCTCAAGGTGCAGGGTTCTAAAAATGCGAGTCATATTAATAGTAGTTATGTTTTTAGTAACTTTATTGTTGGCCCAAGTAACTCATTGGCCTATGCTGCTGCGCATGCGGTGACCGAAAATCCAGGCAGACTATATAATCCTCTCTTTATTTACGGGGGATCAGGACTAGGTAAGACTCACTTGTTGCACGCCATTGGCAACGAAATTAAAGTAAGTAATAAAAATGCTGCCGTGCTCTATCAAACAGCCGATCGGTTTGTGAATGAATTTATTAGCGCGATTCGTTTTGACAAGATGTACAAATTCCAAGCAAAATATAAAGACATTGATGTGCTTTTGATTGACGATGTTCAATTTATTTCCAATAAAGAGCAAACACAAGAAGCATTCTTTCATATCTTCAATGCACTTTATGATGCAAAAAAACAAATTGTTTTTTCAAGTGATACGTTTCCGCAAAATATTCAAGGGTTAGCCGAAAGGCTACGTTCTCGTTTGGCCTGTGGCCTGGTGACCGATATGTATATGCCAAGTCTGGAAACTAAAGTAGCTATTTTAAAAAAGAAGGCTGAGCAGAGCGATGGCACCGTGAGTGATGAAATTGCTCATTTTATTGCATCGCGTGTTATATCAAATATCCGAGAACTGGAAGGCGCATTAGTGCGCGTCATGGCATTTGCTTCGTTAACCAAACAGCCGGTGACATTGGAACTTGCCAATCGAGTGTTAAATAAATCATTGCCAGAAGATTATAAAAAACCAATGCTTGATTTTAATGGTATCGTAAAGCGTCTTAACGCTTACTACCCTTATTCTCTGGCTGATTTGCAAGCTAAGGGGCGCAACAAAGAATTAGCATTTGTGCGACAAATTGCTATGTTCTTTATGAAAAAGTTGACCGATAAGTCATTACGTGATATTGGTATTTATCTAGGTGGTCGTGATCATTCTACGGTGATGCATGCGATTGATAAAGTAGAGAAGCTTGTTGCATCCGATGAGGCATTTGCACAAAAATTACAGCGTATAGAACAGGATATTATTAAATAA
- a CDS encoding N-acetylmuramoyl-L-alanine amidase — MKNRIVGLISLGIILSGALLSFGAFGALQDKKILLQKVFHHRGVAANSKVSCAGSIELGSLVLYFSNAPTINNLSPRKNNPEREELVFVVPSVQVVADDVKKMIKDLNSAAADLYSVRIEELGTPTNGIKISMSYNPKKVGMRYELFDSISLQKGVTFRFFNQELLKELNTKSCRPVLNTASAKKRHSVVIDCGHGGSDNGAVGCFNLKEKDIALAVGGQVADQLKKKGFRVIMTRDADFFVPLDRRTSLANSGQSAELFLSIHANASVNKSAQGIETFCCDPTLLHPVFSTMSDSYAALVSNYDVIRSARSKLCATMTHKTILAAARTHGTTVVDRKVKYEVSQVLLGTQMPAVLVELGFVSNEHDASLLNDKSYQQRLVQGICQGIASYFNASATA; from the coding sequence ATGAAGAACAGAATAGTAGGGTTAATCAGTTTAGGCATAATTTTGAGTGGTGCTTTGCTGTCTTTTGGTGCATTTGGTGCTTTGCAGGACAAAAAAATTCTGTTGCAAAAAGTGTTTCATCATCGAGGTGTCGCCGCAAACTCTAAAGTGTCATGTGCTGGTTCTATTGAATTAGGTTCACTGGTATTATATTTTTCTAACGCTCCCACTATTAATAACCTGTCGCCAAGAAAAAATAATCCAGAGCGCGAGGAGCTAGTTTTTGTAGTGCCAAGTGTTCAAGTGGTAGCAGATGATGTCAAAAAAATGATTAAAGATTTAAACAGTGCGGCAGCTGATTTATATTCAGTGCGCATCGAAGAATTAGGAACACCAACTAACGGTATAAAGATTTCAATGAGTTATAATCCTAAAAAAGTGGGTATGCGGTACGAGCTTTTTGATTCGATTAGTTTGCAAAAGGGTGTTACGTTTCGATTCTTCAATCAAGAATTGCTTAAAGAATTGAACACTAAAAGCTGTCGGCCGGTTTTAAATACTGCATCGGCAAAAAAAAGACACAGTGTAGTGATAGATTGTGGCCATGGTGGGAGCGATAACGGTGCGGTAGGCTGCTTCAACCTCAAGGAAAAAGATATAGCCTTGGCGGTTGGGGGGCAGGTTGCTGATCAATTAAAAAAAAAGGGGTTTCGTGTCATTATGACACGCGATGCTGATTTTTTTGTGCCGCTTGATAGGCGGACATCGCTTGCCAATTCGGGGCAATCGGCAGAGTTATTTCTTTCTATTCATGCAAATGCTTCAGTTAACAAAAGTGCCCAAGGCATAGAAACATTTTGTTGTGATCCGACACTATTGCATCCTGTGTTTAGCACGATGAGCGATTCATATGCGGCGCTTGTCAGCAACTATGATGTTATTCGTTCTGCGCGAAGTAAGCTTTGTGCCACTATGACACATAAAACCATTCTTGCTGCGGCACGTACTCATGGTACAACCGTTGTTGATAGAAAAGTGAAATATGAAGTATCGCAGGTGTTATTGGGAACGCAGATGCCTGCTGTATTAGTCGAGCTTGGTTTTGTGTCCAACGAGCATGACGCATCTTTGTTGAATGATAAATCCTACCAACAACGTCTTGTCCAGGGAATCTGTCAGGGAATTGCTTCCTATTTTAATGCTAGCGCTACTGCATAA
- a CDS encoding C39 family peptidase translates to MKMLLQRYLWFGLFFNVACAHNIQKQDNTKKDAWTWLYSRIFTESELGVHANRSQVFFLKENVPLFSQLIFSWNALRPQKGYFSFAVQVRNAQTGRWGAWHRMVDWGAAVQRSYTSKSDGVSGYDFVRLEVDEGTLADGFRIKVVAHDGVSLPLLKACAVSLTHFNNFKPEVIDQQLKSLSSVHIRNVPMMSQFALDHPKNDAICSPTSCSMLTSFLLKKPVDPLDFAQKSFDDGLGIYGSWSLNMAHAFERCNGEFLFFAARLNSFGRLHQRLKRGMPVVVSVRGPIQGGALPYRNGHLLVVVGWDSKKREVIVHDPAFKSDSETVRRYRIKDFLEAWERSRRLAYLVEEMS, encoded by the coding sequence ATGAAGATGCTACTGCAACGATATTTATGGTTTGGCTTATTCTTTAATGTGGCATGCGCGCACAACATCCAAAAACAGGATAATACCAAAAAAGACGCGTGGACTTGGCTTTATTCCAGAATTTTTACTGAATCTGAGCTAGGAGTTCATGCGAATAGATCGCAGGTATTTTTTCTCAAAGAGAATGTTCCATTATTTTCTCAATTGATTTTTTCATGGAATGCACTGAGACCCCAAAAAGGGTATTTTTCTTTTGCGGTACAGGTGCGCAATGCCCAGACGGGACGATGGGGCGCATGGCATCGGATGGTTGATTGGGGTGCGGCAGTGCAACGCTCTTATACCAGTAAGTCAGATGGTGTTTCGGGGTATGACTTTGTACGATTAGAGGTTGATGAAGGTACCTTGGCCGATGGGTTCCGTATAAAAGTTGTTGCGCATGATGGAGTGAGTTTGCCGTTACTTAAGGCTTGCGCTGTATCATTAACTCATTTTAATAATTTTAAACCAGAGGTGATAGACCAGCAGCTAAAGTCATTATCTTCAGTCCATATTCGCAATGTTCCAATGATGTCACAGTTTGCTTTAGATCATCCAAAAAATGATGCTATATGTTCGCCAACATCATGCAGTATGCTCACTAGTTTTTTACTAAAAAAACCGGTTGATCCATTAGATTTTGCGCAAAAATCTTTTGATGACGGCTTGGGTATTTATGGCAGTTGGTCTTTAAATATGGCACATGCATTTGAACGTTGTAATGGCGAGTTCTTATTTTTTGCAGCGCGTCTTAATTCATTTGGGCGCTTGCACCAGCGGCTTAAACGAGGTATGCCGGTGGTGGTGAGTGTGCGGGGGCCTATTCAGGGAGGTGCATTGCCTTATAGAAATGGGCATTTGCTGGTTGTTGTTGGTTGGGATTCAAAGAAAAGGGAAGTTATTGTTCATGACCCAGCATTCAAGAGTGACAGTGAAACAGTGCGGCGCTATAGAATAAAAGATTTTTTAGAAGCATGGGAGCGGTCTCGTCGCTTGGCATATTTGGTGGAAGAAATGAGTTAG
- a CDS encoding CDP-alcohol phosphatidyltransferase family protein translates to MAFSLLKTWRKSGKQKIKQKLFIIPFFFSFLNAFFGLLSVIHTISHNFTFAAYCILLAACMDFWDGRLARAFGSCSDIGMELDSLCDATSFCFAPAILMYTWRLADYGPFGLLVVGVYLCAGLYRLAKFNALHMNAQRHFVGLPTTLAASFLATVVIASVWIAQSPLSLLVSHEGLFGMVLVLSVLKLSAWKFLSPKQLNLHGAKSYLLVAFFGLGCLLLAYAGYPVLFLIALAYVLGNIVFNVITGFLNMVNVQ, encoded by the coding sequence ATGGCTTTTTCTTTACTAAAAACATGGCGCAAATCTGGTAAACAAAAAATTAAACAAAAATTATTTATCATTCCCTTTTTCTTTAGTTTTTTAAACGCATTTTTTGGATTACTGTCGGTAATTCATACTATCAGTCATAATTTTACTTTTGCTGCCTATTGCATTTTGTTAGCCGCATGCATGGATTTTTGGGATGGTAGGTTAGCTCGAGCGTTTGGGTCATGCAGTGATATTGGCATGGAGCTTGATTCGCTGTGCGATGCAACCTCTTTTTGTTTTGCGCCAGCTATTTTAATGTACACTTGGCGCCTTGCTGACTACGGGCCATTTGGTTTACTCGTTGTTGGTGTTTATTTGTGTGCTGGCTTGTATAGGCTTGCTAAATTTAATGCATTACACATGAATGCTCAGCGTCATTTTGTTGGGCTGCCCACAACGCTTGCCGCTTCTTTTCTAGCAACGGTTGTTATTGCATCGGTATGGATTGCGCAGAGCCCACTTTCTTTGCTGGTTTCTCATGAAGGATTGTTTGGCATGGTGCTGGTGTTGTCCGTGTTAAAACTTTCTGCATGGAAGTTCTTATCACCAAAACAATTAAATCTGCACGGCGCCAAATCATATCTATTGGTAGCATTCTTTGGGTTAGGTTGTCTTTTGTTAGCTTATGCTGGATATCCAGTCCTTTTCTTAATTGCATTGGCCTATGTTCTAGGGAATATAGTATTCAATGTCATAACCGGTTTTTTAAACATGGTAAATGTTCAATAA
- a CDS encoding phosphatidylserine decarboxylase has protein sequence MLTFITSNLLWTQGFYIAAVLIVCTVLGYFLFRPLLYVSLGLFLFSFYFFRNPERECLEAKRDASVLICPSDGVVVDVQFDKDNKLEGYAQKVSIFLSPIDVHVNWTPMAGTIQDIIYKTGTFSMAFLPKSSEFNERNDIVIADEQGKTILVRQIAGTVARRICCWVPKGQSVPAGYKYGMIRFGSRVDILMPAEVILAVGVGQRVVGGQTVLGRWQ, from the coding sequence ATGCTAACATTTATTACTTCGAATTTATTGTGGACCCAAGGTTTTTACATTGCTGCAGTACTTATTGTTTGCACGGTACTTGGTTATTTTTTATTTCGTCCGTTATTGTATGTTTCGCTTGGATTATTCTTGTTTAGTTTTTATTTCTTCCGCAATCCAGAACGTGAATGCCTTGAGGCTAAACGGGATGCATCAGTTTTGATTTGTCCTTCTGATGGTGTGGTGGTGGACGTTCAGTTTGATAAGGACAACAAGCTAGAAGGTTATGCGCAAAAAGTTTCCATTTTCCTTTCGCCCATCGATGTGCACGTTAACTGGACTCCTATGGCTGGCACGATTCAAGATATTATCTACAAAACTGGTACTTTTTCTATGGCATTCTTGCCAAAATCTTCTGAGTTCAATGAGCGTAATGATATTGTGATTGCCGATGAACAAGGTAAAACTATTCTGGTGCGCCAAATTGCAGGCACCGTTGCGCGACGTATTTGTTGTTGGGTGCCTAAAGGTCAATCAGTACCAGCAGGATACAAATATGGCATGATCCGGTTTGGATCAAGAGTTGACATCTTGATGCCAGCTGAGGTTATACTTGCGGTGGGTGTTGGACAAAGAGTCGTTGGTGGACAAACGGTATTAGGAAGGTGGCAATAA